DNA from Roseomonas gilardii subsp. gilardii:
CGCATGGCGCGGCTGGAGGATCGCGGCCGGCTGGAGCCCGGGCTGCGCGGCGACCTGGTGCGGGTGCGCCCCCTCCCCGCCTCGCTCACCGGCACGCCGCTGCCCATGGTGCGCTCGGTCTGGCTCGCCGGGGAGCGCATCGCGTGACACCCTCCGCCGAGACCGCCCGCGTCGCCCTCTACTGGGCGCCCGGGCACGACGACCCGCTGCACCGCCTCGGCGCCTCCTGGCTCGGACGCGATCCGGAAACCGGCGCCACGCTGGAACAGCCGCATATCCCGGGCTTCGATCTGGCCGAGGCGACGGCGGAGGCGCGCCTCTACGGCCTGCACGGCACGCTGAAGGCACCCTTCCGCCTCGCCACCCCCTATGCGGAGTTCCGCGAAGGGGCGATGGCGCTGGCGGCGCGGTTGCGCCCCTTCACCCTGCCGCCGCTGGCGCTGGAGAATTTCGGTGGCTTCCTGGCGCTGCGCGAGGCCGAGCCCTCGGCCGCCCTCCAGGACTTCTGCGACGCCTGCGTCGAATCCCTGGACCCGTTCCGCGCGCCGCTGAACGAGGCCGAGTTCGCCCGCCGCCGCCCGGAACGCCTGGAGCCGCGCCGCCGCGCGCATCTGGAGCGCTGGGGCTATCCGGATGTCTTCGAGGACTGGAAGTTCCACGTCACCCTGTCCCGCCGCCTGTCGGAGCAGGAGGCGGCCCAGGTCCGGCCGGTGCTGGAGGCGCATCTGGGCGATGTCCCGGCCCGCCCGCGCCCGGTCCGGGAGCTCTGCATCTTCACCCAGCGGGCGCCCGGCGCGCCCTTCCTGATCGCGGAAAGGCTGCCTCTGCTCGGCTGATGCGATTTTCGCCGCGTCCTTCTGCTGACGCGGCGCGGGGCGCGGGTCTATGACTCGCGCCCATGTTCACCACACGCCCCGAGATCGCCGGCACCTTCGGTGCCGTCGCCAGCACGCACTGGATCGCGAGCCAGGTCGGCATGGCCGTGCTGGAGCGGGGCGGCAACGCCTTCGACGCCGCCGCCGCCGCTGGCTTCACGCTGCAACTCGCCGAGCCGCACCTGAACGGCCCGCTCGGCGACTGCCCCATCATCGTCCATGACGCCGCCACCGGCACGCAGAACGTGATCTGCGGCCAGGGCGTGGCCCCGGCGGCGCTGGACGTGGCACTGGTGCGGGACTCGCTGGGGCTGGACCTGATCCCCGGCACGGGGCTGCTGCCGGCCATGGTGCCGGGCGCCTTCGACGCCTGGGCCACCATGCTGCGCGACCACGGCACCTGGCGGATCGCCGATGTGCTGGAATTCGCCATCGGCTACGCCATGCGGGGTATCCACTATGTGCCGCGCATCTGCGCCACGGTGCAGACGATGCGCCCGCTCTTCGAACAGGAATGGCCCACCAGCGCCGCGCTCTGGCTGCGCGATGGCGGGCCGAGGCCGGGCCGTCTCTGGGCGAACCCGGCCCTGGGCGAGACCTACCGGCGCGTGGTGCGGGAGGCCGAAGCGGCGGGCCCGGACCGCGTGGCCCAGATCGATGCCGCGCGCCGCGCCTGGTACGAGGGCTTCGTGGCCGAGGCGATCGACCGCTTCGTGCGCGGCACCGAGGTGCTGGACGCCTCCGGCCGCCGCAACAGGGGCGTGCTGACCGGGCAGGACATGGCGAAGTGGCGCGCCCCGGTGGAGACGCCCCTCGCCCTGGACTATGGCGATGTCTGTGTCCTGAAATGCGGCGCCTGGAGCCAGGGGCCGACCCTGCTGCAAACCCTCGCCCTGCTGCGCGGCTTCGACCTGAACGCCACCGACGCCACGGGCGAGGAATTCGTGCATCTGGTGGTCGAGGCGATGAAGCTCGCCTTCGCCGACCGCGAGGCCTTCTACGGCGATCCGGACTTCACCGCCGTTCCGATGGAGACGCTGCTCTCCGAACCCTACAACGCCGCGCGCCGGGCGCTGATCGGGGCCACGGCCTCGCTGGAATTCCGCCCCGGCTCGCCGGACGGGATCGCGCCGCGCACCGACTACGCCGCCGCCGTGGCCCGTGCCGAGGCGGCGCATGAGGCGCTGGGCGGGGGCGAGCCGACTGTATCGCGCCTCGGCGCCTCGGGTGGCGACACCTGCCATGTCGATGTGGTGGACCGCTGGGGCAATATGGTCTCGGCCACGCCCTCGGGCGGCTGGCTGCAATCCTCGCCCGCCATCCCGGAACTGGGCTTCTGCCTCGGCACGCGCGGGCAGATGTTCTGGCTGGACGAGACGCTGCCGAACGGGCTGAAGCCGGGCAAGCGGCCGCGCACCACCCTCTCCCCCTCCATGGCGCTGCGCGACGGCCGGGCCTGGATGAGCTTCGGCACGCCGGGCGGCGAGCAGCAGGACCAGTGGCAGCCGATCATGCTGCTGCGGATGCTGCATCACGGGCTGAACATCCAGCAGGCGATCGACGCCCCCGCCTTCCACACGGAGCACTGGGTCTCCTCCTTCTGGCCGCGCGGCGCGCGCCCTGGGAAGGTGGTGCTGGAAGGCCGCTACGACGCCGCGGTGGCGGCGGCGCTGACGGCGCGCGGGCACAAGGTGGAGGTCGGGCCGGACTGGTCGGAAGGGCGGCTCAGCGCCGTCCGCCGGGAGCCGGACGGGCAGATCCTGGCCGGCGCGAATCCGCGCGGCATGCAGGGCTACGCGGTCGGCCGCTGACTTCGCCGGGCGACGGCGCCGCGCACCGTCGCCTTAGCCTTGCACCGTGGCAGGGCGGAGATAGGCGAGCACGGCCTCCGTCACCATGCGCCTCTGCGCCGCCGCATCGGCCGGATCGTCCAGCGCGCGGCCGAAGATCGCCTTCCAGGTGTGACGGTTGGAGATCCGGTAGAAGCAGGTCGAGACGATCAGCAGGTGCAGATGCAGCGGGTCCACATCCCGCCGGAACACGCCATCCCGTACGCCGCGCGCCAGCACCTCCTCCAGCAGGCCCAGCACCACCGAACTGCGCGAGGCGATGGTGGGCGAGGATGAGACATGCTGGGCGGCATAGATATTGGCCACCGAGATCAGCCGGCTCCAGTCGGGATTCTCGTTGTGGTAGTCGAAGGTGACCTCCACCAGCCGGCGGATGGCCTCCACCGGCGGCAGGGCCGAAGGCGCCACCGCCTGCTCGATGCTCCGCATCTCGGCATAGACTTCCTCCAGCACGGCGGAGAAGAGCTCCTCCTTGCTGCCGAAGTGGTAGTAGACCATCGGCTTGGTCGTCCGGGCCAGGGCGACGATCTCCCCCACATTGGCGCCGCTGTAGCCCTTCTCGGCGAAGATGGCGCGCGCGGCGTCGAGGATGTTCTGCCGCGTCCGCTGCGATCCGGCCGACCGGCCGCGGGGTCGCGTGGGCTTTTCCAAGACGAGTTCCATCGACGTGTCTCCGGCAAGGTTTGGCGCAACCGGAGGCCCCTTCGCCGGGCCGTGCCTCGTCACGCGGTCATGTAA
Protein-coding regions in this window:
- a CDS encoding DUF1045 domain-containing protein produces the protein MTPSAETARVALYWAPGHDDPLHRLGASWLGRDPETGATLEQPHIPGFDLAEATAEARLYGLHGTLKAPFRLATPYAEFREGAMALAARLRPFTLPPLALENFGGFLALREAEPSAALQDFCDACVESLDPFRAPLNEAEFARRRPERLEPRRRAHLERWGYPDVFEDWKFHVTLSRRLSEQEAAQVRPVLEAHLGDVPARPRPVRELCIFTQRAPGAPFLIAERLPLLG
- a CDS encoding gamma-glutamyltransferase family protein, translated to MFTTRPEIAGTFGAVASTHWIASQVGMAVLERGGNAFDAAAAAGFTLQLAEPHLNGPLGDCPIIVHDAATGTQNVICGQGVAPAALDVALVRDSLGLDLIPGTGLLPAMVPGAFDAWATMLRDHGTWRIADVLEFAIGYAMRGIHYVPRICATVQTMRPLFEQEWPTSAALWLRDGGPRPGRLWANPALGETYRRVVREAEAAGPDRVAQIDAARRAWYEGFVAEAIDRFVRGTEVLDASGRRNRGVLTGQDMAKWRAPVETPLALDYGDVCVLKCGAWSQGPTLLQTLALLRGFDLNATDATGEEFVHLVVEAMKLAFADREAFYGDPDFTAVPMETLLSEPYNAARRALIGATASLEFRPGSPDGIAPRTDYAAAVARAEAAHEALGGGEPTVSRLGASGGDTCHVDVVDRWGNMVSATPSGGWLQSSPAIPELGFCLGTRGQMFWLDETLPNGLKPGKRPRTTLSPSMALRDGRAWMSFGTPGGEQQDQWQPIMLLRMLHHGLNIQQAIDAPAFHTEHWVSSFWPRGARPGKVVLEGRYDAAVAAALTARGHKVEVGPDWSEGRLSAVRREPDGQILAGANPRGMQGYAVGR
- a CDS encoding TetR/AcrR family transcriptional regulator, whose translation is MELVLEKPTRPRGRSAGSQRTRQNILDAARAIFAEKGYSGANVGEIVALARTTKPMVYYHFGSKEELFSAVLEEVYAEMRSIEQAVAPSALPPVEAIRRLVEVTFDYHNENPDWSRLISVANIYAAQHVSSSPTIASRSSVVLGLLEEVLARGVRDGVFRRDVDPLHLHLLIVSTCFYRISNRHTWKAIFGRALDDPADAAAQRRMVTEAVLAYLRPATVQG